AACAACCTTATTTTGGTGCGATTAGAGTTATTTCAGATCCCCGACTTCTTAGAGAAGTCGGGGATCTAGGGATCTAGGGACAGCGATCGCCACCAATTAACCACCGAATCCTTCATCCTGTAAATCCTGATTCAGACAAATTCCCACAGCGATCGCTCATCATTAATTATCCTCAAATTAACAACCTTATTTTGGTGCGATTAGAGTTATTTCAGATCCCCGACTTCTTAGAGAAGTCGGGGATCTAGGGATCTAGGGACAGCGATCGCCACCAATTAACCACCGAATCCTTCATCCTGTAAATCCTGATTCAGACAAATTCCCACAGCGATCGCTACCAATTATACTAAACACGGGTGAGATTTAAACTTTTGCCAAATGACAAAGAACCCAGATGTGCAGGGGTAAAGCAAGAGCTTCATAGGTGTCAACTTAAGCTCAAATCCCTACCACATCTCGTTCCTAGTCTCTGACTAGGAATGCAGTTGATGAGGCTCTGCCTCTAATATCATTGAAGGCAGAGCCTTCTAGAATTCATTCCCAGTCAGAGACTGGGAATCAGACGACTTGAGTTCTTTGCGGGATAGATGTTTTACGTTAAGTTGACACCAATAAGCTTTTGCTTTACCCCTACGTTTAGAATCAAACAATCAAGCCGTTTTGAGTATAATCACCGTCAAATTAGCAACCTCATCTGCAAACAGATCCCTCATCCTGTAAATCCTGAAATCCTGGAAATCCTGATTCAGACAATTAATCACCGTCAAATTAGCAACCTCATCTGCAAACAGATCCCTCATCCTGTAAATCCTGAAATCCTGTAAATCCTGATTCAGACAATTAATCACCGAGTCCCCCATCCTGTAAATCCTTAAAATCCTGATATGGCTTGCGCCACGCTACGCTATCAGACAATTTAATTACCGTCACGTCAATTTTTCTAATGTTGCGTAGTCTATGCTAAATATCCCAACCCCAAACAACCAAATTATGAAAACTAGAACTAATCAAATTCTTCTATCTATCAGGGTAAGCTTATTTGGCTTGATTGCTTTCACTCCTAGCATCAGTATTGCCCAACCAATCGCACAACTTAACAACTGGGAATTTCACCCCAAGTCCCAGCAATTAAAAATTAGTCTCTCCGCAACTGCAACACCCCAATATTTCCAACTAATGCAACCACCACGAATAGTTCTCGATTTGCCTAACACCAAATTGGGTAAAGTCCTCACTCAAAAAGAATATTCAGGAGCAATTCAGAGAATTCGTATTTCTCAACTTAACGCCAATATTACCCGAATAGTTCTTGACCTCGCACCAGGAACTCAATTACAAACCAATCAAATACAACTTCAACCTCTTTCTCGACAAAAACCTACGCGCTGGGTCTTAAATCCTCATATTACCTTTTCTCCTGCTAACAGTCTCTTAACCACACCCTCCACTAGCCTACCACCATCCACAAATCTCACCACTAACTCCCAACAACCCTTAATCACCGTCCCACCCCTAAATTCTCAAAACCCCTCACCCATAATCAATTCCCCCCTTCCTCCCGCAATGTTGCCCACACCTGAAGAAAACAAAAACAGTTCCCCAAATAACCCTAAAGAAATTCCCATTATTGAATTTGGTCAACCTTTACCCAGCCAAAAATTTTAGCTTAACCCACTGGTTTCTCAACCCAAAAATTTGTAACAATAGAAATCAGCAGGTTATTTTCCTCAGTTCCAATATTTTTTGGTAGTTTTTAGACATGAGTAATACCAGTAATTTTCGTGAAGCTTTCCGTGAGGCGAAAACTCATGGACTTGTTGGACCCAATGTCATCGCTAACGCCCTCCCCTACGTCGGTGGTGGATTAGTCCTAACTGCATTGGGAACTTATGGTGGTTTAGGCATTATCCGCACTAACCCTGGACTCTTTTTTCCTACCTTTATTGGGGCGGTAATTCTCGAATTAATTTTATTCTTCGTTGCCCAAAATGTCGCATCCAAAGGTAACAAAGCCCTAGCTTTACCTCTATTGGGTATTTACAGTCTACTATCTGGATACACATTGAGTGGCTTGGTATTTGTGGCTTTGAGAACCCAAGGGGTAGGTATTCAAGGTATTGGTATTGCTGCTCTTAGTTGTGGAATTACCTTCATTGCTGCCCGAAAAATCGGTTCTAATCTTTCGGAAGCAGATGGGATGGCGTTGACAAAAACCGTTAGTTTGGGCATTGTTGCCTTATTGGTGGTTTGTCTTCTCCAATTTGCCTTTGCCTTGTTTGGTGTTTACACACCCAGTTGGTTAGAAATTGGTATCTCTGGTATAGGTGTATTTCTCTTCGCTGGAGCATCAGTAGTTGATTTCTACATCTTGCCTCGCACTTATCGCAATGATGAATATTTGCCAGCAGCTTTGTCAATGTACCTTACCTACATCAACTTATTCGTCTTTATCTTACGCTTGCTTATTGCTATCAATGGTCGTGATTAAGTATATTTAGGCAGAGAAAACTCAAATTTGTCAGGAAAGAGGAAAAGGGAAAAGGGAAAGAAAAATCTTTAACCTTCTTCCTCCTGAATCCTGACTCCTGACTCGGTGACTATATTTAAAATCTTTCCGTATCTTGAGGACTTCCCACAGCCCCCGGTTGAGATAAAAAGAAATTTTGAGCCGATTCATTTTGATAAATACATCTAATATCTGGCTTTTCACTATTTAAGTCCCCTGTAAACCCAAAGGTATTGAGACGATTCTTACATTCTCTTACCTGGTCTGATGTTACAAGTTTTTTATTTTCTAAAATAGCCCAGTTATTTTGACGAATAACACATCCAGGACGGATATTTGGCTGGGCAACAAAGACATTAAAGGGATTAAGAGTTACAAAGAGTCTGGCATCCATCACCATTGCACTAGATCCATACTGCACACAAATCTCAGGATTTGGCGCTCTAGTATCAATGAACTCACGGGAAGCCACATTTGATGAACTCAATGTAGTTGTCGAACTAAACGCAATCCCAATCCCAATTCCCAAAATCAGCACCGCTCCAAAAATGGCAATGGTGACGAAGTTAAACATCGGGGATTGGAACATAGAGGGTTTAGACGGATTAGTTGGTCTATTATTAGCAGATTTACGTCTCATTTTCGCTTTATTACCTTCGTCCCAAGAGTGGTTTTTTAATTTCTCCCTTATTCAGTATGCCGATCCTTGAGAATAATTATCCCCTATTTTCACTTTTAAGGAAAATTTAAAATAAAAAAAAGCCCGCATTAGCGGACTTACTAGATTTAAAAAATCTACCGACTATTTTGCATTCTGACTCTTAGAAGTGTAATAAACCTTACTACCTGTATCTGGAACAAAATGACAACCAATAGCGGAATTCCACAAAGACTTCCAAACTGGTTCTTTCGATTCATGGAAATACTCACCCATAATTGGTTTAATTGCCTCAGTCGCTTTCAACAAATTGTAATGAGGCATATTCAAGAAAATGTGGTGAGCAACATGAGTACCGATATCATGATGAATGTGGTTAAAAATCCCATAATCTCGGTCAACACTAGAAATTGCCCCTTTCAGGAAAGTCCATTCTTCCCCACGATACCAAGGAATTCCGGGTTCAGTGTGGTGTAAGAAAGTCACCAAATCTAACCAAATGATAAAGACAATATAAGGGCCAGCGTAGTATTTTAACAACCACATCCAACCATATTGATAAGTGAATAAACCTAACACAGCCACCATACTAATCCAAAGGGTGGTGCTGGTGATAATGTCCCATTTTTCTGAAGGCTTAAACAGCGGGCTGCTGGGTGAAAAGTGAGAACCTTCTTTACCAGGAGAACGCTTGAATAAATAAACTGGATAAGCCAATAAGAACAGATAAAAACGCCCTATTCTTTGCGCTAAAGGCATCTCATCATACTCTGATTCAGAGACAGGATACCAGCTTTCATCATTCTCTAAACTGCCTGTATTTTTGTGGTGAGTTCTGTGGCTAATTCTCCAACCATGATAAGGAACAAGAATGAAAGTATGGGTAATATGACCAACTAGATCATTTAACCACTTATGCTTAGAAAAAGATTGGTGTCCGCAGTCATGACCAACTACAAACAAAGCCCAAAACATCGTTCCTTGCATTACCCAAAAAATTGGCCAGAAATACCAAGAATCTAGGTAATTGGCAACTGCATACAGCAGTCCCACAATCAGAACATCACGAAAGAAATAATAAAGCGATTTAGTCACACTAGGCTGAAAACATTCAGCGGGAATAGCAGCTTTTAAATCCTGAAGAGTAAAAGGTAACTTTTCTTTACCTTCACCAGATTGGGAACTAGGGTCTTGATTAAACTGGATTGTATCTAATTGCACTGGATTGGTTGATTGTAAATTATCAATTAAGTGTGGGGTAATATTTAGTTACCACTGGAATTTAAACAGAGAAATATTGGCAATTTTACTCAACATTCGTGGTTAATTGCCAAACTAAAGGAACTGGTGATGAAAGTACAAGTAAGCAATTAACAAATTTATACTTTCTAAATTCATCACTCATGGATAATTATTTCGCTGCCCGGTATGCGTCAAAAGTAGTATAACCAATATCAGTTTTGTAGAGTTGACATTGATTAGTGATTTCTTTCATCAGATTCCAAGAGAACTTATATTCATCATGGAGATAAGGACCCCAATTTTCTTTGATGCTACTGTAAGCCAACCGTAAATTATAGGAAGGAATAGCAGTAGAAATATGATGGGGAACATGAACATTAATATCGTGACAAAGAACTTCTACCCACTGAGGGTAATCACAATGAATTGTCCCAAATAACTGTGCTAAGGCTTCATTCCATTTATCAGCAGTTGAAAAAGGAACATCTGGAAGAGTGTGGTGAACAATAGTGAAGGTACTCATCCAGAAATGGTAAACAATCCAGGGAATAAACCAGAATTTAATAAAACCCCAAACACCAGTTGTAATAATTAAACTTGGGAAGACAATAGCTGCAAAAGCAACTACTACAGCTACAGAAAGTTTGACACTAGCTTGGTCTTTTTTCTGAAAATTGCGCCAATCAAAATGCACAACTGCCCAATGACCAATCGAACCTACCCACCAGAGACGTTGACGCATAAACAACTCAAAGGCAGATTGTCTATTCTTAGACCAACCTGCAAAAACCTCTGTTCTAATAGGATGCCAAGCGTTGTCTTCGTCTAGCTTGTTAGTATGTTTATGGTGATGATTATGTTTAATCCGCCAGCTATGAAAAGGGTAAATCAAGAACATCATGAAAAAATGTCCCACTAAATCATTTACCCAGCGACGGTTTGCAAATGAACGATGACCACAATCGTGACCAATAACAAAAAAACCTGTTAAAGCAGTTCCTGTAAAAATCCAAGCTAGGGGTAAAAGAAACCAAGGGGAAATTGCGATGAAATAATAGCCCAATGCAGCCATAGATAAACTGAGAATTACA
The DNA window shown above is from Anabaena sp. WA102 and carries:
- a CDS encoding DUF3172 domain-containing protein translates to MRRKSANNRPTNPSKPSMFQSPMFNFVTIAIFGAVLILGIGIGIAFSSTTTLSSSNVASREFIDTRAPNPEICVQYGSSAMVMDARLFVTLNPFNVFVAQPNIRPGCVIRQNNWAILENKKLVTSDQVRECKNRLNTFGFTGDLNSEKPDIRCIYQNESAQNFFLSQPGAVGSPQDTERF
- a CDS encoding AMIN domain-containing protein, with product MKTRTNQILLSIRVSLFGLIAFTPSISIAQPIAQLNNWEFHPKSQQLKISLSATATPQYFQLMQPPRIVLDLPNTKLGKVLTQKEYSGAIQRIRISQLNANITRIVLDLAPGTQLQTNQIQLQPLSRQKPTRWVLNPHITFSPANSLLTTPSTSLPPSTNLTTNSQQPLITVPPLNSQNPSPIINSPLPPAMLPTPEENKNSSPNNPKEIPIIEFGQPLPSQKF
- a CDS encoding fatty acid desaturase, producing MQLDTIQFNQDPSSQSGEGKEKLPFTLQDLKAAIPAECFQPSVTKSLYYFFRDVLIVGLLYAVANYLDSWYFWPIFWVMQGTMFWALFVVGHDCGHQSFSKHKWLNDLVGHITHTFILVPYHGWRISHRTHHKNTGSLENDESWYPVSESEYDEMPLAQRIGRFYLFLLAYPVYLFKRSPGKEGSHFSPSSPLFKPSEKWDIITSTTLWISMVAVLGLFTYQYGWMWLLKYYAGPYIVFIIWLDLVTFLHHTEPGIPWYRGEEWTFLKGAISSVDRDYGIFNHIHHDIGTHVAHHIFLNMPHYNLLKATEAIKPIMGEYFHESKEPVWKSLWNSAIGCHFVPDTGSKVYYTSKSQNAK
- a CDS encoding Bax inhibitor-1/YccA family protein, with translation MSNTSNFREAFREAKTHGLVGPNVIANALPYVGGGLVLTALGTYGGLGIIRTNPGLFFPTFIGAVILELILFFVAQNVASKGNKALALPLLGIYSLLSGYTLSGLVFVALRTQGVGIQGIGIAALSCGITFIAARKIGSNLSEADGMALTKTVSLGIVALLVVCLLQFAFALFGVYTPSWLEIGISGIGVFLFAGASVVDFYILPRTYRNDEYLPAALSMYLTYINLFVFILRLLIAINGRD
- a CDS encoding fatty acid desaturase, whose product is MTTSIIKSQEITVSTDLGKDQIKLKHIIKSLPKECFQKNSRKAWTTVILSLSMAALGYYFIAISPWFLLPLAWIFTGTALTGFFVIGHDCGHRSFANRRWVNDLVGHFFMMFLIYPFHSWRIKHNHHHKHTNKLDEDNAWHPIRTEVFAGWSKNRQSAFELFMRQRLWWVGSIGHWAVVHFDWRNFQKKDQASVKLSVAVVVAFAAIVFPSLIITTGVWGFIKFWFIPWIVYHFWMSTFTIVHHTLPDVPFSTADKWNEALAQLFGTIHCDYPQWVEVLCHDINVHVPHHISTAIPSYNLRLAYSSIKENWGPYLHDEYKFSWNLMKEITNQCQLYKTDIGYTTFDAYRAAK